The Prevotella sp. E9-3 genome has a window encoding:
- a CDS encoding 1-deoxy-D-xylulose-5-phosphate reductoisomerase: MKRQIAILGSTGSIGTQALQVIEEHSDLYEVYCLTANNKIELLAEQAHKFHPAAIVVANEQRYDELKALMQDMPEVKVYAGARALDEIVEAGPIDMVLTAMVGFAGLNPTIHAIKAHKTICLANKETLVVAGELICKLAIENKAAILPVDSEHSAIFQSLVGEDQNPIDKILLTASGGPFRTKSMEEIAHVTKADALRHPTWDMGAKITIDSASMMNKGFEVIEAKWLFGVEASQIQVLVHPQSIVHSAVQFMDGSVKAQLGVPDMRLPIQYAFSFPNRLPLSGERLDLFKAQKLEFFEPDLNKFRCLAMAYEAIARGGNMPCIVNAANEIVNRAFLEDRCGFLQMGDIIAETMAKATFIKTPTLDDYMQTDAEARRIASEMLG, from the coding sequence ATGAAACGACAAATAGCTATTTTAGGTTCTACAGGCAGTATTGGCACACAGGCTCTTCAAGTCATTGAGGAACATAGTGACCTGTACGAAGTGTACTGTCTGACTGCAAACAATAAGATTGAACTTCTGGCCGAGCAGGCCCATAAATTCCACCCTGCAGCCATCGTTGTGGCCAACGAGCAGCGTTATGACGAGCTGAAAGCGTTGATGCAGGACATGCCTGAGGTGAAAGTATATGCCGGCGCACGTGCTCTCGACGAGATAGTAGAGGCTGGTCCTATCGATATGGTGCTCACGGCAATGGTGGGCTTTGCCGGACTGAATCCCACTATCCATGCCATCAAGGCCCACAAGACCATCTGTCTGGCCAATAAGGAAACACTGGTTGTTGCAGGCGAACTGATTTGTAAGCTGGCCATTGAGAACAAGGCGGCTATCCTGCCTGTTGACAGTGAACATTCGGCAATCTTCCAGAGTCTGGTGGGGGAAGACCAGAATCCAATCGACAAGATTCTGCTCACGGCTTCAGGTGGTCCTTTCCGTACGAAGTCGATGGAAGAGATAGCACATGTAACCAAGGCCGATGCTCTTCGTCATCCCACATGGGATATGGGAGCTAAGATTACCATCGATTCTGCTTCGATGATGAACAAGGGCTTTGAGGTGATTGAGGCAAAATGGCTCTTTGGCGTTGAAGCCAGTCAGATTCAGGTGCTTGTTCACCCACAGAGCATTGTGCATTCGGCCGTGCAGTTCATGGATGGAAGTGTGAAGGCACAGCTGGGCGTACCCGATATGCGCCTTCCAATCCAGTATGCCTTCTCGTTCCCCAACAGACTGCCACTTAGCGGTGAACGTCTTGACCTGTTCAAGGCACAGAAACTGGAGTTCTTTGAACCCGATTTGAACAAATTCCGTTGTCTGGCAATGGCTTATGAGGCTATCGCTCGTGGTGGCAATATGCCCTGTATTGTCAATGCTGCCAACGAGATAGTGAATCGTGCTTTTCTGGAAGACCGCTGCGGATTCCTGCAGATGGGCGATATCATTGCCGAGACAATGGCCAAGGCTACCTTCATTAAGACTCCCACGCTTGACGACTATATGCAGACCGATGCCGAGGCTCGCCGCATAGCCAGTGAGATGTTAGGTTAA
- a CDS encoding TerC family protein: MDLMGLPLWAWIVFYVLVFIMLIADLKMFGKKGEHEVSVKEALKMTAVWIGVSMVFCAGIYLFYPGDAHEKAMEFLAGYLIEKSLSMDNLFVFLMLFSFFGVERKYQHEVLFWGIFGALVLRSIFIFAGAAMVERFEWVLGLFGLFLLYTGGKMFNHNDEQAADPSKNIIVRWFKKLFPVTDKMHGDKFFIAENGKRLATPLFITLLVIETTDVAFAVDSIPAVFSVSRDPFIVLTSNIFAILGLRALYFALAAVAKYFKYLKYGLGIILIFVGIKMLLAMNEYINGIGEWVGLNLNIPHIEVPTALSLLIIFGILVLSMLLSVVATKTQKTTD, translated from the coding sequence ATGGATTTAATGGGACTGCCCCTTTGGGCATGGATTGTATTTTATGTTTTAGTATTCATCATGCTCATTGCCGACCTGAAGATGTTCGGCAAGAAAGGCGAACATGAGGTGAGCGTGAAAGAAGCATTGAAGATGACCGCCGTATGGATAGGTGTGTCAATGGTCTTTTGTGCTGGCATATACCTTTTCTATCCTGGTGATGCTCACGAAAAGGCAATGGAGTTTTTAGCAGGCTATCTGATAGAGAAATCCTTATCTATGGACAACCTCTTTGTTTTCCTAATGCTATTCTCCTTCTTTGGCGTTGAACGCAAATATCAGCACGAAGTGTTGTTCTGGGGCATTTTCGGCGCTTTGGTTCTTCGTAGTATATTCATCTTTGCCGGTGCCGCAATGGTAGAACGTTTTGAATGGGTATTGGGGCTTTTCGGTCTGTTCCTGCTCTACACAGGCGGAAAGATGTTCAACCATAATGACGAGCAGGCTGCCGACCCATCGAAAAACATTATCGTGAGATGGTTCAAAAAGCTATTTCCTGTCACCGACAAGATGCATGGCGACAAGTTCTTTATTGCTGAGAACGGCAAGCGGTTGGCTACCCCCCTGTTCATCACACTTTTAGTCATCGAGACCACCGACGTAGCCTTTGCCGTAGATAGTATTCCCGCTGTATTCTCTGTTTCTCGCGATCCGTTCATCGTACTCACCTCCAACATCTTTGCTATTCTTGGTCTTCGTGCGCTATATTTTGCCTTGGCTGCCGTAGCCAAGTATTTCAAATACCTGAAATACGGACTAGGCATCATTCTCATCTTCGTAGGTATCAAGATGCTGCTGGCCATGAACGAATATATCAATGGCATTGGAGAATGGGTTGGCCTCAATCTCAACATTCCTCATATTGAGGTACCCACTGCACTCAGCCTGCTCATCATCTTCGGTATCCTTGTGCTCTCTATGCTTCTCTCGGTAGTTGCCACAAAGACTCAGAAGACAACCGATTAA
- a CDS encoding ComEC/Rec2 family competence protein has product MGISLIRNTPLLPIAICLILGIMAGFSLPLQHLPLFLWPILFFILLFFTIVADKYPRTQSALLYTITITTGCFNAIYYQHKNHSDALFPNTAVSSGIIASEKSEKPKTFAFDIILTENGQEIKCYIAKDERSEKLQPGDGIQMEIEEFSGLFYVGAHHWQRANVSTDGLSAFSRARIVSLRIRHKLLERYRLLGAVNDQYAVLAAMTLGDKSSLSKDLRNTYSVTGASHILALSGMHLGILYMLLSMLTLSRRRRHCIWSQSLLVTAIWSFAMLTGFSTSIVRAALMISLFAIFSVGFRTQASLNLLCLSAIITLGINPHVLYDVGFQLSYMAVLSILIIAPLLKGEKEIMVERTEWGFKERVFRKSKETIGALFRVSIAAQIGVAPLIAFYFGRFSTYFLLTNLIVLPVAYIILYGSLFMLIVPWQPLSSAVIGTVGILNDILTKMNRWPLASIEGLHPSVLQVISCYFTIACIIGIINVWKGRRSQYAAIRWDDSASLPAT; this is encoded by the coding sequence ATGGGAATCTCTCTTATCAGAAATACTCCACTCCTGCCTATTGCCATTTGTCTGATACTTGGCATTATGGCAGGTTTTTCATTACCCCTTCAGCACCTTCCGCTATTCCTCTGGCCTATTCTGTTTTTTATCCTGCTCTTCTTCACAATCGTTGCCGACAAGTACCCAAGAACTCAATCAGCCTTACTCTATACCATCACTATCACCACAGGATGTTTCAATGCTATTTACTATCAGCACAAGAACCATTCCGATGCACTTTTTCCAAACACTGCGGTAAGTTCGGGCATCATTGCCTCCGAGAAATCAGAGAAGCCCAAGACTTTTGCTTTCGACATCATCCTGACTGAGAACGGTCAGGAAATAAAATGCTATATTGCGAAAGACGAGCGTAGCGAGAAGCTGCAACCAGGCGATGGCATACAAATGGAAATCGAGGAGTTTTCCGGTTTGTTCTATGTAGGTGCCCACCATTGGCAACGTGCCAATGTATCTACAGACGGGCTGTCTGCCTTCAGCCGTGCACGCATTGTGAGTCTTCGCATCCGCCACAAGCTATTAGAGCGCTACCGTTTATTAGGAGCTGTCAACGACCAATATGCTGTGCTGGCAGCGATGACACTTGGCGACAAGTCTTCCCTATCGAAAGACCTCCGAAACACCTACTCGGTGACGGGAGCCTCACACATCCTGGCATTGAGCGGTATGCACCTTGGCATTCTCTATATGCTATTGTCAATGCTTACCCTAAGCCGAAGGAGGCGACATTGTATCTGGTCACAATCGCTGTTGGTTACTGCCATCTGGTCCTTTGCCATGCTCACTGGTTTTTCCACCAGTATTGTCCGTGCCGCATTAATGATCAGTCTCTTCGCCATATTCTCAGTAGGATTCCGCACACAGGCATCTTTGAATCTGCTTTGTCTTTCAGCCATCATCACCCTTGGCATAAACCCGCACGTACTCTACGACGTCGGTTTCCAGCTCTCCTACATGGCAGTGCTGAGCATCCTGATAATAGCACCGCTATTAAAAGGGGAAAAAGAAATCATGGTAGAAAGAACGGAATGGGGATTCAAAGAAAGAGTTTTCAGAAAGTCAAAAGAAACGATTGGTGCTCTGTTTCGTGTGTCCATAGCCGCCCAAATAGGAGTAGCACCCTTGATAGCATTCTATTTCGGCCGGTTCTCTACTTATTTCCTGCTTACCAATCTCATCGTACTCCCCGTGGCCTATATCATTCTCTATGGAAGTCTGTTCATGCTCATAGTACCCTGGCAGCCATTAAGTAGTGCGGTGATCGGTACTGTAGGCATATTGAACGACATACTGACAAAAATGAACCGATGGCCGCTGGCCAGTATTGAAGGCCTGCACCCATCGGTTCTTCAGGTTATTTCATGTTATTTCACGATTGCCTGCATCATTGGAATCATCAACGTATGGAAAGGGAGACGCTCCCAGTATGCTGCCATACGCTGGGATGATTCAGCCTCGTTGCCTGCTACATGA
- the rseP gene encoding RIP metalloprotease RseP produces the protein MTVLIQILQFVLALALLVLLHEFGHFFFSKLFGVRVEKFFLFFDLGIGKWTGKLFSHKPKNSDTEYGIGWLPLGGYCKIAGMIDESFDTEQMKQPEQPWEFRSKPAWQRLLIMIGGVLVNFLLALFIYSMIMFTWGEKYVALQDMSEGMYFNDEAIELGFQNGDILLSHDGIDFKEFGADMYRDISEAHEVTVLRDGKKVSISLPGDLNLLNMLKNEPRFVTPYIPAVIDSVLPATPASLAGLQKGDRIVAINDHEVTSYNGFLFEIGRLQDMLSAAVTPDDSMKVRTTTIVYTRAEVTDTASVVLTADLKLGFSPTNVLSLYEPTTVNYNFFESFPAGIKYGWNVLAGYVSDMKYVFTSDGAKSLGGFGTIGSLFPPMWDWYVFWKMTAFLSIILAFMNILPIPALDGGHVLFLLYEMITRRKPSEQFMIRAEYFGFGLIILLMVVANLNDVLRWIGVM, from the coding sequence ATGACTGTTTTGATTCAGATTCTTCAATTCGTGCTGGCTTTGGCCCTGCTGGTCTTGCTGCATGAATTCGGACATTTCTTCTTCTCTAAGCTCTTTGGCGTAAGAGTAGAGAAGTTCTTCCTGTTCTTTGACCTCGGTATTGGTAAGTGGACGGGCAAACTGTTCAGCCATAAGCCAAAGAACAGTGATACGGAATACGGTATCGGATGGCTGCCATTAGGCGGTTACTGTAAGATAGCCGGTATGATTGACGAGAGTTTTGATACCGAGCAGATGAAACAACCCGAACAGCCTTGGGAGTTCCGTTCCAAGCCTGCATGGCAGCGACTGCTCATCATGATAGGCGGCGTATTGGTGAACTTCCTGTTGGCATTGTTCATCTATTCTATGATCATGTTCACTTGGGGCGAGAAATATGTAGCACTCCAGGACATGAGCGAGGGTATGTACTTCAATGATGAGGCTATTGAACTGGGTTTCCAGAATGGTGATATCCTGTTGAGTCATGATGGCATCGACTTCAAGGAGTTTGGTGCTGATATGTATCGTGATATCTCTGAAGCCCATGAGGTGACTGTACTTCGTGACGGTAAGAAGGTGAGCATCAGTCTGCCTGGCGACTTGAACCTCCTCAACATGCTGAAGAATGAACCGCGTTTCGTTACACCCTATATCCCTGCTGTTATAGATAGTGTGCTGCCCGCAACTCCTGCCTCTTTGGCTGGTCTTCAGAAAGGCGACCGTATCGTGGCCATTAATGATCATGAGGTGACCAGTTATAATGGATTCCTTTTTGAGATAGGCCGACTGCAGGACATGCTTTCAGCAGCCGTTACACCTGACGACAGCATGAAAGTGCGTACAACAACAATTGTATATACACGCGCTGAGGTTACTGACACGGCTTCCGTGGTGCTTACCGCTGATTTAAAACTGGGCTTCTCTCCCACAAATGTGCTGAGTCTTTATGAGCCCACGACTGTCAACTATAATTTCTTTGAGAGTTTCCCCGCTGGTATTAAGTACGGATGGAACGTGTTGGCAGGCTATGTGAGCGATATGAAATATGTGTTCACAAGCGATGGTGCCAAGTCGCTCGGCGGTTTCGGTACTATTGGTAGTCTGTTCCCCCCAATGTGGGACTGGTACGTGTTCTGGAAAATGACTGCTTTCCTCAGCATCATTCTCGCTTTCATGAACATCCTGCCTATTCCCGCTCTCGACGGCGGTCATGTCCTGTTCCTCCTTTATGAGATGATTACCCGCCGCAAGCCGTCAGAACAGTTCATGATTCGTGCTGAATATTTCGGCTTTGGCCTGATCATTCTGCTCATGGTCGTTGCCAACCTGAACGATGTGCTCAGGTGGATAGGAGTCATGTAG
- a CDS encoding ThiF family adenylyltransferase, whose amino-acid sequence MASIEQAIFRRSELLLGGDAMSQMAAKRVIIFGVGGVGSWCAESLIRSGIRQLTIVDSDRVCITNINRQLMATTKTVGKVKVEVLRERLLTINPQAEITALQKIFNEETAESFDIGSYDYIIDAIDSLKDKALLILMATQTNACFISSMGAALKLDPTRIKVAEFWKVKGDPLARALRKRFKRDGQYPKRKFQCVYSDELLQNKGVNATCGTEQCMCPKAQNGPGDPSLLNHEWCSSKAQINGTLAHITAIFGFMLAGIVVQHAIANPDA is encoded by the coding sequence ATGGCTTCAATAGAACAAGCTATCTTCAGACGGTCGGAATTGTTGTTGGGAGGCGATGCCATGAGTCAGATGGCCGCCAAGCGGGTGATAATCTTTGGCGTGGGGGGCGTAGGCTCCTGGTGCGCTGAAAGTCTGATTCGTTCAGGTATTCGCCAGCTAACCATCGTCGATTCCGACCGTGTTTGTATCACAAATATCAACCGACAGCTGATGGCCACTACGAAAACGGTGGGCAAGGTGAAGGTTGAAGTACTTCGTGAGCGATTGCTCACGATCAATCCCCAAGCAGAAATTACAGCACTTCAGAAAATTTTCAATGAGGAAACGGCTGAGAGTTTTGATATAGGCAGTTACGACTATATCATTGATGCTATCGATTCGTTGAAAGACAAAGCGTTGCTCATTCTGATGGCTACTCAGACGAATGCTTGTTTCATTTCGTCAATGGGTGCTGCTTTGAAATTGGATCCCACTCGTATTAAGGTGGCAGAGTTCTGGAAAGTGAAGGGTGATCCTCTGGCGCGTGCACTTCGTAAGCGTTTCAAGCGTGACGGACAATATCCGAAACGTAAGTTTCAGTGTGTTTATTCTGATGAATTGTTGCAGAATAAAGGCGTGAATGCTACTTGCGGTACTGAACAGTGTATGTGTCCGAAGGCTCAGAACGGACCTGGCGACCCTTCACTGCTGAACCATGAGTGGTGCTCGTCGAAAGCACAGATAAACGGTACGTTGGCCCATATTACCGCCATCTTCGGTTTTATGCTAGCCGGTATTGTGGTACAGCATGCCATTGCCAATCCTGACGCTTAG
- a CDS encoding HAD family hydrolase, translating to MKEKEWLIFDADDTLWDCQGHFERVMQELYTLLEPWVDRDTAAKQLFATEQKNMPLLGYGTKAFTLSMIETALRVSNHELSGHKLAWLQQECYTLQELPATPLPEVEDTLKTLHQQGWHMAVFTKGELLDQEHKLQRSGLSRYFEHVEITSDKTEREFTALCHHLRTEPEQITMIGNSMKSDIAPALAIGCRAVYIPFHVTWQLEHAEKIQHEGLTEISHFSELLQIVSE from the coding sequence ATGAAAGAAAAAGAATGGTTAATCTTCGATGCCGATGACACCCTTTGGGACTGCCAAGGTCACTTTGAGCGAGTGATGCAGGAACTCTACACGCTACTGGAGCCTTGGGTAGATCGTGATACGGCTGCTAAGCAACTCTTTGCCACAGAGCAAAAGAACATGCCTTTATTGGGATACGGCACAAAGGCTTTCACCCTTTCCATGATAGAGACCGCTTTACGTGTTTCAAACCACGAACTGTCTGGTCACAAACTGGCATGGCTCCAACAGGAATGCTACACCCTGCAAGAACTGCCTGCTACCCCACTCCCTGAGGTAGAAGACACCTTGAAGACGCTTCATCAGCAAGGCTGGCACATGGCAGTATTCACCAAGGGAGAACTGCTTGACCAAGAGCACAAGTTGCAGCGTTCTGGGCTGAGCCGGTATTTTGAACATGTCGAGATAACCAGCGACAAGACCGAACGTGAGTTTACTGCTCTCTGCCATCATTTGCGCACCGAGCCTGAGCAGATAACCATGATCGGCAATTCCATGAAGAGCGATATAGCGCCAGCACTGGCTATCGGTTGTAGGGCTGTTTATATCCCCTTCCATGTTACCTGGCAACTGGAACATGCAGAAAAAATCCAACACGAAGGTTTAACAGAAATCAGCCACTTCAGCGAACTGCTCCAGATTGTCTCCGAGTAG
- the gyrB gene encoding DNA topoisomerase (ATP-hydrolyzing) subunit B, producing the protein MAEELNQTENYSASNIQVLEGLEAVRKRPAMYIGDISEKGLHHLVNETVDNSIDEAMAGYCTHIEVTINEDNSITVQDNGRGIPVDEHEKMHKSALEVVMTVLHAGGKFDKGSYKVSGGLHGVGVSCVNALSTHMMSQVFRNGHIYQQEYEKGKPLYDVKIVGDTDKTGTRQQFWPDGSIFTTTEYKYDIIAKRMRELAYLNAGITITLTDLRPDEEGNLRQPEVFHAKEGLKEFVRYVDRHRTSIIGDPICLKTEKDGVPIEVALLYNSDYSENIHSYVNNINTIEGGTHLTGFRIALARALKKYADEDDQLRKQIDKAKIEVAQDDFREGLTAIISVKVAEPQFEGQTKTKLGNSEVNGAVQKAVGEAMTNFLEEHPKEARTICEKVILAATARIAARKARESVQRKNPMTGGGLPGKLADCSNRDPKSCEIFLVEGDSAGGSAKQGRDRHFQAILPLRGKILNVEKVQWHRVFEAESVMNIIQSIGVRFGVDGEDSKDANIDKLRYDKIIIMTDADVDGSHIDTLIMTLFYRFMPQVIQGGHLYIATPPLYKCTYKKNSEYCYTDQQRQAFIDNYAAGDERNVHTQRYKGLGEMNPEQLWETTMNPENRLLKQVTIENAAEADEIFSMLMGDDVEPRREFIEKNATYANIDA; encoded by the coding sequence ATGGCAGAAGAACTGAACCAAACAGAAAACTATTCCGCGAGTAATATTCAAGTACTCGAGGGTTTGGAGGCCGTGCGCAAGCGCCCAGCTATGTACATCGGCGATATTAGTGAAAAAGGACTACATCACTTGGTGAATGAAACAGTCGATAACTCTATCGACGAAGCAATGGCGGGCTACTGTACTCACATTGAAGTAACAATCAATGAAGATAATTCTATCACCGTGCAGGATAACGGTCGTGGTATTCCTGTTGACGAGCACGAGAAGATGCATAAGTCGGCCCTTGAGGTGGTAATGACTGTGCTGCATGCCGGTGGTAAGTTCGATAAAGGCTCCTATAAAGTGTCTGGCGGTCTGCACGGTGTGGGTGTGAGCTGTGTGAATGCTCTTTCTACTCACATGATGTCGCAGGTGTTCCGTAACGGCCATATCTATCAGCAGGAATATGAAAAGGGAAAGCCCCTTTACGATGTGAAAATTGTTGGTGATACCGACAAGACCGGTACCCGGCAGCAGTTCTGGCCTGATGGTAGTATCTTTACAACGACTGAGTATAAGTATGATATTATTGCCAAGCGTATGCGCGAACTGGCATATCTGAATGCTGGTATCACCATTACACTGACCGACCTTCGTCCTGATGAGGAAGGAAATTTGCGTCAGCCTGAGGTGTTCCACGCTAAAGAAGGCCTGAAAGAGTTCGTGCGCTACGTGGACCGTCACCGTACTTCAATCATTGGCGATCCTATCTGTCTGAAAACAGAAAAGGATGGTGTGCCCATTGAAGTGGCTCTGCTCTATAATAGCGACTATTCTGAAAATATTCACTCTTACGTCAATAATATCAATACTATTGAGGGTGGTACTCACTTGACGGGTTTCCGCATTGCCTTGGCTCGTGCTTTGAAAAAGTATGCCGATGAAGACGATCAGTTGCGCAAGCAGATTGATAAGGCTAAGATTGAGGTGGCACAGGACGACTTCCGTGAAGGTCTGACTGCTATTATCTCAGTGAAAGTGGCTGAGCCTCAGTTTGAAGGACAGACCAAGACAAAGCTGGGTAATAGTGAGGTGAACGGTGCTGTTCAGAAAGCTGTGGGTGAGGCAATGACCAACTTCCTTGAGGAACACCCGAAAGAAGCACGCACTATCTGTGAGAAGGTGATTCTGGCCGCTACTGCACGTATTGCAGCCCGAAAGGCTCGTGAGAGTGTGCAGCGTAAGAATCCCATGACGGGTGGCGGACTACCCGGTAAACTGGCTGACTGTTCAAACCGCGATCCAAAGAGTTGTGAGATTTTCCTCGTCGAGGGTGACTCGGCAGGTGGTTCAGCCAAGCAGGGCCGTGACCGTCATTTCCAGGCAATTCTTCCTTTGCGCGGTAAGATTCTGAATGTTGAGAAAGTTCAGTGGCATCGTGTGTTTGAGGCCGAGTCTGTGATGAATATCATCCAGTCTATCGGTGTGCGTTTCGGTGTTGATGGTGAGGATTCTAAGGATGCAAATATTGATAAGCTTCGCTACGATAAGATTATCATCATGACCGATGCCGACGTCGATGGTTCTCACATCGACACACTGATTATGACGCTCTTCTATCGCTTTATGCCTCAGGTTATTCAGGGTGGTCACCTCTATATTGCTACTCCTCCTCTTTATAAGTGTACTTACAAGAAAAATTCAGAGTACTGCTATACCGATCAGCAGCGTCAGGCATTTATTGATAATTATGCTGCTGGCGATGAGCGTAATGTACATACACAGCGATACAAAGGTCTGGGTGAGATGAACCCCGAGCAGTTGTGGGAAACAACCATGAATCCCGAGAACCGCTTGCTGAAGCAGGTAACTATCGAGAATGCTGCTGAGGCCGATGAAATCTTCTCTATGCTGATGGGCGATGATGTGGAACCGCGTCGTGAGTTCATTGAGAAGAACGCTACCTACGCTAATATTGACGCGTAA
- a CDS encoding DMT family transporter — protein sequence MNETKKGFIQLHLSVILAGFTGLFGKLITLNEVDIVWYRMLFTSLILFVFTGLPKVSGRKFLELSGCGALLGLHWMLFYGSIKASNVSIGVVCFSLIGFFTAIFEPLILKKRFSWLEMLFSLITVVGVLCIFSFDARYRYGIMIGVVSSAVCALYVIYNKRASVGVRSRDVLMSQMSGGLIAVSAIIPLYLSFFPSSQPVVVIPEGSNIWYMLCHALFCTVGMYLLQIQALKRLSAFTVNLTYNLEPCYTIVLAFLIFGEGRELNFSFYLGISLIILSVMLQTLRVGKQK from the coding sequence ATGAACGAGACGAAGAAAGGCTTTATTCAGCTTCATCTGAGTGTGATACTGGCAGGCTTTACCGGTTTGTTCGGAAAACTGATTACGCTCAACGAAGTCGATATCGTATGGTATCGTATGCTTTTCACCAGTCTTATTCTTTTCGTATTCACGGGACTGCCAAAGGTTAGTGGAAGAAAATTTCTTGAGTTAAGTGGCTGCGGCGCTTTGTTAGGACTTCACTGGATGCTTTTCTATGGTTCTATCAAGGCATCGAATGTGTCAATAGGTGTAGTATGTTTCTCCTTGATAGGCTTTTTTACCGCCATTTTCGAACCACTCATCTTGAAAAAGAGATTCTCTTGGCTTGAGATGTTGTTTTCTTTGATAACAGTAGTAGGTGTGCTATGCATTTTCTCGTTCGATGCCCGTTATCGCTATGGTATCATGATAGGCGTGGTCTCGTCGGCTGTATGTGCACTCTATGTGATTTACAATAAACGTGCATCGGTGGGCGTAAGGAGCCGCGACGTGCTTATGTCGCAGATGTCGGGTGGACTGATAGCTGTTTCTGCAATAATTCCTTTGTATTTGTCTTTCTTCCCCAGCAGTCAGCCCGTTGTCGTTATTCCAGAGGGGAGTAATATATGGTATATGCTTTGTCACGCCTTGTTCTGTACCGTGGGCATGTATCTTCTGCAGATTCAGGCATTGAAACGCCTTTCTGCCTTTACAGTGAATCTGACCTATAATCTGGAACCTTGCTATACCATTGTGCTCGCTTTCTTGATTTTTGGCGAAGGACGTGAACTGAATTTCTCATTCTATCTGGGCATTTCACTCATCATCCTCAGCGTGATGTTGCAAACCCTTCGTGTGGGAAAGCAGAAGTAA
- the rimM gene encoding ribosome maturation factor RimM (Essential for efficient processing of 16S rRNA), with protein MIKEEEVYKIGRIGKAHGVKGEVSFQFDDDVFDRVDADYLVLDVDGILVPFFMEEYRFRSDSVALVKFCDIDTQDRARELTNCDVYFPRKLTDEDVPLTLNSLVGFTIADAATGKEVGTIAAVDDSTANVLFELEDGMLVPASNDLVTDIDTKKQIIKMTLPEGLLSL; from the coding sequence ATGATTAAGGAAGAAGAAGTTTACAAGATAGGCCGTATCGGCAAGGCGCATGGCGTGAAAGGAGAAGTGTCCTTTCAGTTCGACGATGATGTTTTTGACCGCGTCGATGCCGACTATCTTGTACTGGATGTCGATGGAATACTCGTTCCGTTCTTCATGGAAGAGTACCGTTTCCGTAGTGATTCGGTTGCTTTGGTAAAGTTCTGCGATATTGATACACAGGATCGGGCTCGCGAACTGACCAACTGTGATGTTTACTTTCCCCGTAAGTTGACCGACGAAGATGTTCCACTTACTTTGAACAGTCTGGTAGGCTTTACCATAGCCGATGCCGCTACGGGCAAAGAGGTGGGAACGATTGCAGCCGTTGACGACTCGACAGCCAATGTTCTTTTTGAATTGGAGGACGGTATGCTGGTTCCTGCCAGCAACGACCTCGTTACAGATATTGACACAAAGAAACAGATAATAAAGATGACCCTTCCCGAAGGGTTGCTGAGTTTATGA
- a CDS encoding RNA methyltransferase, translating into MNDLIITSAKNPKIKYLLELQQKSSERRKSGLFVVEGRRELEHCVSAGYMVESLFVSEELKADGSDILAIQASNGGALNRTSVYTLSASVYEKVAYRGSTEGVIAIVKAKSHRLEDLHLKENPLIVVLESVEKPGNLGAVLRSADAAQADAVIVCDPLTDLYNPNLIRSSIGAIFTVPTVACTSEDCIAFFKKHDVQILTAQLQDSCLYYDTPMTQGTAIVMGTESTGLTDQWRKAATAHIRIPMLGRLDSLNVSVSAAILLFEAVRQRQS; encoded by the coding sequence ATGAACGATTTGATCATAACAAGTGCAAAGAATCCAAAGATAAAATATTTGCTGGAATTACAGCAGAAATCTTCAGAACGCCGCAAATCAGGCTTGTTTGTTGTGGAAGGCCGGCGCGAACTGGAACATTGCGTTTCAGCTGGATATATGGTGGAAAGCCTCTTTGTCAGTGAAGAGTTGAAAGCTGACGGTAGTGATATTCTTGCCATACAGGCATCCAATGGCGGGGCGTTAAACCGTACTTCGGTCTATACGCTTAGTGCTTCGGTTTATGAAAAGGTGGCCTATCGTGGTTCCACTGAAGGCGTTATTGCTATTGTAAAGGCAAAGAGTCACCGGCTGGAAGACCTACACTTAAAGGAAAATCCATTGATAGTAGTACTGGAAAGTGTTGAAAAACCAGGTAATTTAGGAGCTGTGTTGCGGTCGGCCGATGCTGCACAGGCCGATGCCGTTATTGTGTGCGATCCCCTTACCGATTTGTATAATCCCAATCTGATACGTTCGTCGATAGGCGCTATCTTTACAGTACCTACAGTTGCTTGTACATCGGAGGACTGTATTGCTTTCTTTAAGAAACATGATGTCCAAATTCTTACAGCACAGTTGCAGGATTCCTGCTTGTATTACGATACCCCTATGACGCAGGGAACGGCTATTGTAATGGGTACTGAATCAACAGGACTTACCGACCAGTGGAGAAAGGCCGCTACCGCCCATATCCGCATACCAATGCTCGGCAGGCTCGACTCACTGAATGTGTCGGTATCTGCTGCAATTCTACTTTTTGAGGCCGTGCGTCAGCGGCAATCGTAA